In the Sphaeramia orbicularis unplaced genomic scaffold, fSphaOr1.1, whole genome shotgun sequence genome, one interval contains:
- the LOC115415806 gene encoding uncharacterized protein LOC115415806 isoform X2: MAAAPVVPVGSAEGPWTDDKERTLIAFFYQNSCLWNHRSENYKNRHLRWKTLERLRQLLSATPPAVPFTVDDIKNKFKNLRTTFQRQVKQVTASRASGGDVFQPQWKHYQQLMFLLQDDDEPPPSPQTRPQEEEAPPTSPGIVPSFLHTTSASLPGSAPCDTFNVAVKCYWTEERERQLISFYADHRCLWNKRCENHNNRLLRMKLLETLRQQLSDQSVSFSVDDIKSKFKNLRTVFNRELKSVQFGRASDRPYVSKWKHYQQLMFLCESCDEDDASDEKDADPSPASTYCSSTYVNSSASNGSTSGADATAVSAAAVSPYHVFISASPDQLKTETGPASPPEDPPTNPAPLSTESRCYWTEDKVEQLIRFYSEHGCLWNLRSERYSNRLLRRSLLETLSALLSENQPVPFTVDDIKTKFRNLRTIFRREHRAASSNKTCGSEDFYLPRWRHYRDLMFLCDSCDEDEQHEQLRLLCPDSRAPQSGAFAAPPSATPPDSQPCSPSSSPSASSSVAGRASAQKRPSQPAPPTAVEALELIRTLCQNQTPSPHAGFLKYVEECLNETPPDKVKRLKKKIIETIHSETT; encoded by the exons ATGGCGGCGGCTCCGGTGGTTCCGGTGGGTTCGGCGGAAGGACCGTGGACCGACGACAAAGAGCGGACCCTCATAGCCTTCTTCTACC aGAACAGCTGTCTGTGGAACCACCGCTCCGAGAACTACAAGAACCGACACCTGAGGTGGAAAACTCTGGAACGACTGAGACAGCTGCTGTCGGCCACGCCCCCTGCAGTACCCTTTACAG TCGACGACATCAAGAACAAGTTTAAGAACCTGCGGACGACGTTCCAGCGTCAGGTGAAGCAGGTGACGGCCAGCCGAGCGTCCGGAGGCGACGTCTTCCAGCCTCAGTGGAAACACTACCAGCAGCTCATGTTCCTGCTGCAGGACGACGACGAGCCGCCGCCGTCTCCGCAGACACGCCCACAGGAGGAGGAGGCCCCGCCCACCTCCCCTGGAATCGTGCCCTCCTTCCTTCACACCACCTCGGCGTCCCTGCCCGGCTCCGCCCCCTGCGACACCTTTAATGTGGCGGTGAAGTGCTATTGGACGGAGGAGCGTGAACGTCAGCTGATCTCCTTCTACGCAG ATCATCGCTGTCTGTGGAACAAACGCTGCGAAAACCACAACAACCGTTTACTGAGGATGAAGCTGCTGGAGACGCTGAGGCAGCAGCTGTCCGACCAATCAGTGAGCTTCTCAG tCGACGACATAAAGTCCAAGTTTAAGAACCTTCGGACGGTCTTTAACCGGGAGCTGAAGTCGGTTCAGTTCGGCCGAGCGTCCGACCGACCCTACGTGTCCAAATGGAAACACTACCAGCAGCTGATGTTCCTCTGCGAGTCCTGCGATGAGGACGACGCCTCCGATGAGAAGGACGCAGACCCAAGCCCCGCCTCCACCTACTGCAGCTCCACCTACGTCAACAGCAGCGCATCCAACGGTTCAACCTCAGGAGCTGATGCCACCGCTGT CTCCGCCGCCGCCGTGTCTCCATACCACGTCTTCATCTCTGCGTCTCCAGATCAACTCAAAACTGAGACAGGCCCCGCCTCTCCACCGGAGGACCCTcccacaaaccccgcccctctgaGCACTGAATCCCGCTGCTATTGGACGGAGGACAAAGTGGAGCAGCTCATCAGGTTTTACTCCG AACACGGCTGTCTGTGGAACCTGCGGTCGGAGCGGTACAGTAACCGTCTGTTGAGGCGGAGTCTGCTGGAGACGCTGAGCGCTCTGCTGTCCGAGAACCAACCGGTGCCTTTCACAG TCGATGACATCAAAACCAAATTCCGGAATCTTCGGACCATTTTCCGGCGCGAACACAGAGCGGCGAGCTCCAATAAGACGTGTGGTTCGGAGGACTTCTACCTGCCGCGGTGGAGACACTACCGCGACCTCATGTTCCTCTGCGACTCCTGCGACGAGGACGAGCAGCACGaacagctccgcctcctctgccCGGACAGCCGCGCCCCTCAAAGCGGCGCCTTCGCCGCCCCGCCCTCGGCCACGCCCCCCGACTCCCAGCCCTGCTCCCCGTCCTCGTCGCCTTCCGCCTCCTCGTCCGTCGCCGGCAGAGCGTCGGCGCAAAAGAGGCCGTCTCAGCCAGCTCCGCCCACCGCCGTCGAGGCACTGGAACTGATAAGGACGTTGTGTCAGAATCAGACGCCGTCGCCGCACGCCGGCTTCCTGAAGTACGTGGAGGAGTGTCTGAACGAGACGCCGCCGGACAAAGTCAAAAGACTGAAGAAGAAGATCATCGAGACCATTCACTCCGAGACGACGTGA
- the LOC115415806 gene encoding uncharacterized protein LOC115415806 isoform X1, whose product MAAAPVVPVGSAEGPWTDDKERTLIAFFYQNSCLWNHRSENYKNRHLRWKTLERLRQLLSATPPAVPFTVDDIKNKFKNLRTTFQRQVKQVTASRASGGDVFQPQWKHYQQLMFLLQDDDEPPPSPQTRPQEEEAPPTSPGIVPSFLHTTSASLPGSAPCDTFNVAVKCYWTEERERQLISFYADHRCLWNKRCENHNNRLLRMKLLETLRQQLSDQSVSFSVDDIKSKFKNLRTVFNRELKSVQFGRASDRPYVSKWKHYQQLMFLCESCDEDDASDEKDADPSPASTYCSSTYVNSSASNGSTSGADATAVSASSATAVSTSSAAAVSPYHVFISASPDQLKTETGPASPPEDPPTNPAPLSTESRCYWTEDKVEQLIRFYSEHGCLWNLRSERYSNRLLRRSLLETLSALLSENQPVPFTVDDIKTKFRNLRTIFRREHRAASSNKTCGSEDFYLPRWRHYRDLMFLCDSCDEDEQHEQLRLLCPDSRAPQSGAFAAPPSATPPDSQPCSPSSSPSASSSVAGRASAQKRPSQPAPPTAVEALELIRTLCQNQTPSPHAGFLKYVEECLNETPPDKVKRLKKKIIETIHSETT is encoded by the exons ATGGCGGCGGCTCCGGTGGTTCCGGTGGGTTCGGCGGAAGGACCGTGGACCGACGACAAAGAGCGGACCCTCATAGCCTTCTTCTACC aGAACAGCTGTCTGTGGAACCACCGCTCCGAGAACTACAAGAACCGACACCTGAGGTGGAAAACTCTGGAACGACTGAGACAGCTGCTGTCGGCCACGCCCCCTGCAGTACCCTTTACAG TCGACGACATCAAGAACAAGTTTAAGAACCTGCGGACGACGTTCCAGCGTCAGGTGAAGCAGGTGACGGCCAGCCGAGCGTCCGGAGGCGACGTCTTCCAGCCTCAGTGGAAACACTACCAGCAGCTCATGTTCCTGCTGCAGGACGACGACGAGCCGCCGCCGTCTCCGCAGACACGCCCACAGGAGGAGGAGGCCCCGCCCACCTCCCCTGGAATCGTGCCCTCCTTCCTTCACACCACCTCGGCGTCCCTGCCCGGCTCCGCCCCCTGCGACACCTTTAATGTGGCGGTGAAGTGCTATTGGACGGAGGAGCGTGAACGTCAGCTGATCTCCTTCTACGCAG ATCATCGCTGTCTGTGGAACAAACGCTGCGAAAACCACAACAACCGTTTACTGAGGATGAAGCTGCTGGAGACGCTGAGGCAGCAGCTGTCCGACCAATCAGTGAGCTTCTCAG tCGACGACATAAAGTCCAAGTTTAAGAACCTTCGGACGGTCTTTAACCGGGAGCTGAAGTCGGTTCAGTTCGGCCGAGCGTCCGACCGACCCTACGTGTCCAAATGGAAACACTACCAGCAGCTGATGTTCCTCTGCGAGTCCTGCGATGAGGACGACGCCTCCGATGAGAAGGACGCAGACCCAAGCCCCGCCTCCACCTACTGCAGCTCCACCTACGTCAACAGCAGCGCATCCAACGGTTCAACCTCAGGAGCTGATGCCACCGCTGTCTCCGCCTCCTCCGCCACCGCTGTCTCCACCTCCTCCGCCGCCGCCGTGTCTCCATACCACGTCTTCATCTCTGCGTCTCCAGATCAACTCAAAACTGAGACAGGCCCCGCCTCTCCACCGGAGGACCCTcccacaaaccccgcccctctgaGCACTGAATCCCGCTGCTATTGGACGGAGGACAAAGTGGAGCAGCTCATCAGGTTTTACTCCG AACACGGCTGTCTGTGGAACCTGCGGTCGGAGCGGTACAGTAACCGTCTGTTGAGGCGGAGTCTGCTGGAGACGCTGAGCGCTCTGCTGTCCGAGAACCAACCGGTGCCTTTCACAG TCGATGACATCAAAACCAAATTCCGGAATCTTCGGACCATTTTCCGGCGCGAACACAGAGCGGCGAGCTCCAATAAGACGTGTGGTTCGGAGGACTTCTACCTGCCGCGGTGGAGACACTACCGCGACCTCATGTTCCTCTGCGACTCCTGCGACGAGGACGAGCAGCACGaacagctccgcctcctctgccCGGACAGCCGCGCCCCTCAAAGCGGCGCCTTCGCCGCCCCGCCCTCGGCCACGCCCCCCGACTCCCAGCCCTGCTCCCCGTCCTCGTCGCCTTCCGCCTCCTCGTCCGTCGCCGGCAGAGCGTCGGCGCAAAAGAGGCCGTCTCAGCCAGCTCCGCCCACCGCCGTCGAGGCACTGGAACTGATAAGGACGTTGTGTCAGAATCAGACGCCGTCGCCGCACGCCGGCTTCCTGAAGTACGTGGAGGAGTGTCTGAACGAGACGCCGCCGGACAAAGTCAAAAGACTGAAGAAGAAGATCATCGAGACCATTCACTCCGAGACGACGTGA